GGTGTGACCGCCGCctcttctccgccgccatgttCGGACCCTTCTTCGCCATGTCCGGAatcttctccgccgccgtcatCATTTCCAGACTCTTCCCCGCCGTGTTGTCTGGCGCCATCGTCTTCTTGTCGATTGGTCATCTCTTCGTCTAGCCCCATGTCGTTATTCCCTGCCATGTGGAcgtcctcatcatcatcttcttctttacTTATCCActgagtatagccatccatgaaaccattcATCAGCAGGTGCGCCTTCAAAGTGCCACGATCAAAAGGGTCCAAAGGACTCATTCCTTGCATCTTGCACATGGACATCTAATCCTAGTCCGATTATTTGCATACATGTCTATCACCGCGGATTGCATGTACCGCTCCACCTTCCATCCACTCACCTTCATGACCGACTGCACGATATAACAAGCAAAAGGGTTATGAAATAAATAATGCATGCTTCAAAgtcatatatatataattttggcatgaccttgcctaaaaataggacatatgagTTTGCTCGAAATTCACCGAAAcagaaataaatcgacatttcggcaaaacataagcAACTCAAGGGCATGTCACTAGCACAAAtctctccatatatatatatatatatatatatatatatatatatatatatatatatatatatatatatatatatatgtatatatatatatatatatatatatatatcccaaACACACATATTCTCATTCACACACATATTACCATTTTTGAAATGAACAACTTTTTACTCACCTATATATATATCTCCCAGAGAGACTGAGAGCACGCGGTTAATTAGATGATGAGAGAGAACGATCGACAGAGCACGTGTGGTTGGCTAAATAGCTAGCTAGATCTAGTTGTTGGGGAGGAGAGGTGAATCTAGCGAGCTAACTAATGGAGAGGGGTTATGGTGGATGGGGGCATTAATGGGGGAGAGAAGAGAGGTGTAGGAGAAAGAGAGAGGCCATTTATGGGGGAGGGTGTCATTAATGAGGAGAGAAGAGAGGTAggaggaagagagaagaagagAAACAATGGTGGAGCTAGAGtgaagagggggagaggggaaaggagggGGGGAGAGAGGGCAAAGTGGGGGAGAGGAGGGGAAGGGGTGGAAAAGGTGGCACCAGCTGcaactagcagtagcgctgctTTGCGAAAAGCGCTGCTGCTATTGGACTTAATAGTAGCGCTTTCCAAGAAAAGGCTACTACTAAGTGGGGCCCACTAGCAGTAGCGGCGCCCTAAAACCGAGCACTGCTACTaaactgttagtagtagcgctttttctGTACACCGCTACAACTACAAAAACCGTCGGTGGCCTCGTCTGGTCCCACGTATTAGTAGCGCGTTTCTGTTCGGCAGCGCTACTACTATGGAGTTACTAGTAGCGCTTCCCaggaaaagcgctactgctaaatagcaGCAGCGTCTACTTCTttccagcgctactactatgaTACTGTGTATAAgtgttttcctagtagtgtttatgtgtttcgtccacaaaggagTCATCTTGACCAAATATAATCTGATGAAAAGGAATTGGGTTGGTAATCCCAGGTGCTGTTTTGCGATCAAAATGGAATGATTAAACACCTCTTTCTCGAATGTCCACTTGCAAAATTGTTATGGCGATCCATTCATATAGCTTTTAACGTTCATCCTCCAATAAGCATTAacacgttatttgggacgtggctTAATGGAGTAGACATACACATTGCTAAACATATTCGGAAAGGGATATGTGCTTTATTATGGGCTATATGGAACACTAGAAATGATAAGATTTTTAATGGGACAACATTCACTAAATTTTTGCAGGTTATCTATAGAGCTACAGCGTATGTGGTCGTTACTCACTCATGCGGAATACAGGGAACTTATGGTTATTGGGTGCAACCGCTGGGAGACAGTAGCACGGGCTATCTTCAGCCGATTTGGATGGCGAGCTAATAATAGGCTAGGTGTGTAGGCATCGTAGCTTGTTCTTGATCGCTAGATGTGGCGCTTTACAGTTTGATTTTATCTTTTTTGCTCAGGATTTTGAGCTTCCTTGGATTGTAAGACTTTGTTCAGACTTTGTTGCGATTTCTAAtaatatggctgcatgcatcgacTGATACAGAGGCCAGATGTGATCCTCCTTTTCAATTTTTTTACCAATAACCCACTTATATCCTACTATAACTGCTTGTAAAGCCCACATAAAGCTCTTGCAAAACTGAGAAGGGTTTTTGTCATGATAACACATGATATTACGGTTCCTAGTATTATGTTTGCTATGTACTTCCCTCCTCCAGAGGGATCCCTCTCCTGCTATGTATCTCTTAACCTAAGACGCAATCAAGCAAATGTTCATATCTTGCAAGCTAGACATGACTTAATAAGAGTAATCTTTCGACGGTAAAGGGTTTacccccgctttatattataaagcaaacATCCGATACAACCAGCTCGCTGGGGCCGCAACACAGAGAAATAAGTGCAGACACCAGCAGATCAACGAAGAAAGGAAGACCGGCAACCGCTGCACCCTCCGAAGAAGAACCACCACGCTCCCAGCAACCCGAAGCGTCGCGCACCAagcaacaccttcaagaaggGATGAGACGTCGCCGCCGCTGTTACCGGAACAAATTTTAGGGTTTCCCTCGGTACGCGGGGGATAGTGGGGAAGGGATATACCGACACCCCTCAGGAAGGTCCGAGGGTGCCCGTAGGCATCACCGCATCGGTGCCGGACAAGCCAACAAACAAGGATTTCTCCTGATgcacaaccaccaccaccaccccagGCACATCGAAATGCACCTTCCCATCAGCCGCCCACCAGCCCGTGCCACCATGGTTACCGGACCACCCTCGCTGCCTCTCTGGAGCTACCAACACGAGACCAGGAGAGAGAAAGGAGACACCGGCCACGAGAGCGACCACAACTCGACCGGAGGGAGGGGACAGCCTCCACCGCCGCAATGGAGCCGACCGGACGCGGCGACGAGGACTGGTCGGGCCCCGACGGCCCGGCCGGGCCCACTTGGACCCGGACAGTCCTGTCACCACGCTGCAACTAGCCGACCGACGAAGTCCTCACCGCCCGCAGACCGACGCAACCTCGCCGCCGAACGTCGAGCCACCGGCCCTCCCCAACCTAGATGGGCCCAaaagggcccagatctgggctgGGCGGGCGCCGCCGGCCACCAGCGCCACCGTGCCGCCCCACGGCCAACGGGCGCACCGTTGCGTTGAGAGCCACAATGGCCTgcggcaccgccgccgccgggccACACCGACGCCGGCCGAAGGGCACCGCCACCAGCCACCACCGTCCGAGCAGGCGGGGCCGCGCGCGAGAAAGGGCAGACCCGCGGCCTCCAGCACCACGCGAGCAAGGCCTGGCGGCGCTCGCTGGTGGCAACGGGAGGAGGGAGGACCAAGGGGGGAGCGCTGGAGGGGAACGGGGAAGGAGCCCCCGGTCGTCTTGCTCGGGGAGGCGACGCGGGGGGGGGGTATGGGGGAGGGAGGGGAGGGGTGGGGGAACGGGAGATGGCTAGCAGCGATGGCGGGCTCCGGCCGCGATGGCCGGTCCGTGCAGGGGAACCGGCCGCGGCGCGGGAACCCTAGAAGGGAGGGCTGGTTCGCTCAACCTCTAGCTAATAACACTTCCCAAGAGTAATCTTTCCTAAATAAGAAGCTTGCCTCTCCATCGAGCAATCCTAGTTAGGAATTTATCAATCAGAAATTGTAAGTCCTCGGTGTAGTCGGTTTCCCAAGTATTTAATGGAAAACTCACTGACCACACACTGGAAAATATATACAAAAAACCTAACTCCTCTCACttcaatggggcgacccatttcgtccgcccgcgtccgtttgggtcggcgcgaaCAAAAGTgacggcccaacgcgccgacccaaactcAAATCGTGTCCGTCTGGCGTCCGCGCCGACCCATTTCCGGCCCAAAATTGCGCCTggaatgcgtcggcgcggacgcgaAGCGGACGCGCCGCTCGTCTCCTCGCCGTCCGCCGCGTCCCCACCTGGCGGCCACCCAACCGCCACCGGTCGTCTTATTTATGGACCACCGACAGCAGGCCCACGCGTCAGCCAGTGCGCGCGTCCTTTTTTAACCACGCGTGCGGCGGGGTCGGCCTCATCCACTTCTCCTGTCCACATCTGGCCCCCACCACTCCCTTTGCTTCCTCGCCGGCGACCGCAAACCCTAGCACGCGCCATGTGCCTCTTCGGCAGCAGCAATGGCAAGGGCAAGGGCACCCCCGGCGCCTCGTCATCTCgtgctccccctccccctccaccgcCGGCGCGTTTCCGCCCTGAATGCCGGCGCCTGCACATCCCGGTGCACCAAGCGCGGTGGCACTGGGAGTACATGCAGCCACTCCCCTACCCCGACGTGACGCTGCCGCACCGTTGGCATTTGGATCCAAACCGGATCCCTGTGCCGGCGGTTCCAGCGGGCGCACGACGACGAGGTGCGCCGGCGTCGCGCGCTGCTCACGCCGCCGACTCTCctaactgggaggcttggttcgcCCTCGAACACGAGGAGCAACGGCGCTCGGGTGTCGACGCCGTCCCGCCGCCGTTCCCACCGCCGCCCCCGGAGGTAGAGCCGGaggacatggaggcggaggcGAAGTGCCAAGCCGCCCTCGAGGAGGCTCTGCAGCACGCGCTGGAGGCTAGCCGCATCGAGGAGGACGCACACTGGGATGGGCTGGAGCAAGCCCTTGCCCTGTCGGCGGCGGGGGACTCCGTCCACACCCCTCTCTTCGTGCCGCCACCTCCACCGTCGCCGCCCGTCCAGCCCAAGCCGGAGCCGTCGCGTAAGCGCTCCCCGCCTCCACCCACTTGGCCGGAGGAGGCCTACTCGTGGACGGGCCAGTACCGCGAGTGGGTGAGCGCGCCTCCCGTCCACTTCGTTGcgacgccggaggaggaggcggcccaCCTCGAGCGATGGAAGGAGCACTGACTCCGCCAGGAGCAGGCCGACGGCGAGGAGCAGATGCGCTACGAGGCCATGCTCCAACGCGACGCGGAGGCGCTCcggctcgaggaggaggaggagcgcgcgcgGCTTGCCGCAATGCCGCCGCCCCAGCAGACGCCGGAGGAGGCTGCCCTGGTAGCGTACCAGACGGCGTTCGGGTGGGCTGGCCCTGCTCCGGTCTTCATCGACCTCaccgacgacgacggcggcgtggagggcaagggcaagggcaaggcCAACGACGTCTAGGGCAGCGTGCGGGGCGGCAGCAGGCGGGCGCAGACTTTTTTAATGTTCATTAGATTTAGGTGGACTTTGGCCGGCGTTTGACCGGCCACTTTATGTTTAATTATGTTTATTTCGTGCAACTTGTTTTTTTTTCACGCCGGCACATTTGGGTCGGCCTCCCCGTTGGGCGGTCAAGCCGACCCATTTTAAAATGTGGACGCGCACGTCCGcctggccgacccaaacggacaaaaagcggacaaagcgcgcgtccgtttgggtcaccccgttggagttgctctaaaaCTTGTTCAGAACAAATTAATAATCATTTGGGGTTCAAAGCTGCCTTACTGTCATTCTCTAAAAACAGAAAGGTATCATCAGCATATTATAAACACATAGCACCACCAATAACCAACCGAGGACACAATCCTCTAATTAGGCCGCCACCTTGGGTCCCTTTCACCAAGCCGAGTACATTTGTTTCTTTCGTAGTGTACATGTGTTTGTCACAAAAATGCTAGACTTACGTAACCTGGTATGTAAAGTTAATTAGGTTCTTTCCTTAACCCTAAACTAATCGCCCCTCTGATTTTTACCGGGTGGGCCTGGGCCTATTTACCTTTCAACCAAATCAGACCAGGTCATCTTTTACATAGGTTACGTAAAAATCTTTACGTAGATGTAGCAAAGCTCGTGTTTCTCACGTGGTGTACATGTGTTTTGTTGCCTTGTTGGTGCACTTATTTCTGTTTAGTTCAATCTCCATTGTTTCTTGGCATTGAAAAAGAGACTAATATTAGTCCCTTTCCTTCTTTTCTTAtctaaaaaagagaaaagaaaaagagacTAATATTGTTTCTTGTGCATGTATTACGGGGAGAGAAATATTGTTGAGGCCGTGAGATCACAATCGACGGTCCCAATCCCCGATCCCGTGAAAACCCTAGCCCCAAGTCCCTACGAAAAGGAAAATCGACTAATATTAGATTCATGAGTTCAGCCTCCATCAGATCACGACTCCGTTTCCCATCCCCAGCCACCGGCGCCCCGCAACCGCAATGGTATGTCGACCTGAGGGCTGAGGCACCGCATCCCTCTGCTCCTGCTTCCATGGAGACCATGCCAGAGCATCGGAGGCCAAAGCTATCCGACGCCGCCGCAGGAGGTGGCGAGGACTGGCTCAGCGCGCTGCCGGACGACCTCCTCATCCATATCCTCCTCAAGCTCCGGGACGCCCCCGTCGCCGCTCGGACCAGCGTCCTTGCCCGCCGCTGGCGCCGCATCTGGGCTCTCCTGCCGGAGCTCCATTTCCCCGATGGCACTGACCCTGACGGCATacgcgccgccctcgccgcccatGATGCCCCTGCCCTCAGCCATCTCTCCGTTGCCGCCATCGAGGCCACCCCTGAATCCGTCGCGGCATGGCTCCCCATCGACGCCTGTCGCCTCTCCGGTGTCCTAGATTTCCAGAACAGGGGGAACATGGACGAGACCTCCGCCGCCTCTCCTTTGAAGCTGCCTTGCTTTCAGAACGCAACCAAGGTCGTGCTTGATCTAGATTCTATCGGCCTCACCCTGCCGCCTTCCGGCATATTTACCCGGCTCGCCGATCTGGTGCTGATTGGCATCCAGCTCCATGGTCCCTGTAGCCTCGGTGATGTTGTTTCTTCACCACGGTGTCCATCTTTGACGCGTCTTTGCGTTGGCAGTGTCAAGGGTCTGGAAGAGTTCACAATCCACTCAGAGTCTCTCCTAGAATTGGTGCTCAGTGGTCTCCCTGGCTTGCACCAGCTCAATGTCGTTGCGCTGGCTCTGAAAGACTTAGCAGTACGGAGTTGCTTCACTGATGCTCTCAATCGGAGTCAACACATTGCCAACATCTCAGCCCCTCAGCTGGTGACACTTGATTGGAAGAGTTCTTATGATCCTAGCTCTGTCCTGCTTGGCGAGATGTCACATCTCCAACAGCTGACAACGCAATATTTAATTGTATATGGACAATATATTTTTTCTGCACATAATCGTCATTGCTTGATGCTTCTGCAGCGTTTTGACCACATCAGCAGACTTGTTCTCTACCTTGTCTATGCACCGGTGAGTTTATTCTTATTTGAGTTATGCGATTATTGTAACATGCATTCTAGCAAGCCAATAGAGATTATAAGAAAACTTGGTGTTAAACTTAATTAAGAATATGTTATTTGGAATATCTAAGAAAACGTACAAAATTGAAAATTCACATCAATGCACACAAAATACTATCTAGCTAGTCACTTTGTAGAAAAATGAGATGTTTCTGTCGCTATCCTTATATGACCTCATGTGATCCAACAGCTTCAAGTCAACGGCCGATTCTTGATGGAGGAGATGACAAACTTTCCTAACATTACCAGCTTGACACTAAATGTAGTGGCATGTAGTCATTCCTTTGGAGCCAGCTCATTCCATGTTCTCAGTATGTCTAGTGGCGTAAGAGAGCTGGAGATTAGACTTGTCGACCTGCCGAGCGAACACGAGGTAACACTAATCTTAGTTTGTGGCAAATCCTAGTGACGAGTTGGCCTACTCTTGTTGATCAGGGTTAGATACTGACGTGTTGCTTATCAAGCTTGACGAATTAACATACTACTACTTGGGTTCGTGGCTTTGTAGTAAGTTTTGTTAGTAGAAAAGATTACCAGTCTGTTGGAAATGCCAAAATAAACTGATGGTGTCTTATTTTCAGCAAAGAAATTGGACCCTCCTTTGATCTTCTTCAGAAATAATAAAAAACTTCTTTTGTACGGGTTGACGATTGCACAATATATGACAGTTTGTGTAAGATTTATAATAATGTTGATTGTATGATTTCTTATATGCATAGAGCAATTATACTTTCTGCAATTTGCTGGCTCCAAATTAATTTATCTTTTTTTTTGTAAATTTTGTTTTGGACATATTTAAGAGTATCCATGCAGTCTAATTATTTCTTAGTTTCATTCATCTTTCTTATCTCTAGCTGATATGCCTCTTGTTTCAGGCACTCGCTTCTGCGTGCCAATCAGGTTGCATTTGTGCCAAGCCATCAATCTGGGAAACCGAGGAACTCGTCCTCCATTGCCTCGAAGAAGTAGTAATCAGTGGCCTGAGAGGAACTGAACATGAACTCGCTTTTGTGAAAAGGTTATTCAACTGGACAACAGTGCTAAAGAGGATGACAGTAAATTTTCGTGTTTCAATGACTGAAAGCAAGGCCAAAGAGCTTCGCCAGCTGCTATTAAGTTTCTCTAGGCCAGGAATATGTATGAAATTCCTGCATCATTGGAAAGCTTGTTCATTTGACTAGGGCGCCAAATTTATCGCTTTGTAGTGGGGTTGTCGGTTCAGCGGAGCCTACTTTTCTGAGACTGAACTTGAGTAACTTGTGTCCACTATCTCTGAGACTGAACTTTTGTAACTTGTCTAATTCTAGAACTTGTTTTCAGTGTCTGTGAGACTGAACTATACGACTAACTTGTTTAAGACCTTTTCAGCATTTGTGAGGCTGATGTAATTTGTACAATC
This sequence is a window from Aegilops tauschii subsp. strangulata cultivar AL8/78 chromosome 7, Aet v6.0, whole genome shotgun sequence. Protein-coding genes within it:
- the LOC109748174 gene encoding F-box protein At5g03100-like, whose product is METMPEHRRPKLSDAAAGGGEDWLSALPDDLLIHILLKLRDAPVAARTSVLARRWRRIWALLPELHFPDGTDPDGIRAALAAHDAPALSHLSVAAIEATPESVAAWLPIDACRLSGVLDFQNRGNMDETSAASPLKLPCFQNATKVVLDLDSIGLTLPPSGIFTRLADLVLIGIQLHELVFSVCETELYD